GGGTATAAGAGGTAATATCCTGTTAACGGTTTCGACAATCATAGGTTTGGAAGAGGCAATTGGTATGAGCTGTTTGGGGTGTTTTCGTGTTGAACAGGGCCAGAACCTTTCTCCTCTGCCACCTGCTATTATTACACCATATAACATAATAGTATTTATTATTGTTAAAATTCAATAAGTCAATAAATTTTTTCCTTTTTAGGGCAAGATTATACTCTAATTAAAAAAATTTATAGTCGCTGAATAGTTATATATGATTATGAAAATAAAAAACCTTGACAGGTGTTTTTTACTCATTAAGGTAGCAAAATTATTGTTAAAAATAAAAAGATAACTTTTTGTCGGAATAGAGTCACTGGAAATCTGGTATTTAGTTTTCTTTTATTCGTATTTGTAAAAAGGAGGGTACAATGGGAAAATTTCTGAAGGACAATCTTTCAGCGAGAATTAAAGTTGCCAAACGTTCTACATTACGAGAATTGCTGAAACTTATTGAAAAACCCGATATTATATCCTTTGCAGGAGGAATGCCGGATCCAGCTTTATTTCCTGTGGACCTTATTAAAGAAGCTTGTGACCATGTGCTAACAAATCATAGTAGATTTATATTACAATATGGAACATCCGAAGGATATTTGCCACTAATACAGGAAATTGCAAAAAGGATAGAACTTAAGGAAAAAACCAAAGTTAACGAAGACGAAATGATTATAACTGTTGGCTCACAACAAGGATTAGACCTTATAGCTAAAATATTCCTGAATTATGGAGATATTGTTATCGTTGAAGAACCTACATATTTGGGTGGACTACAGGCTTTCAGGTCTTATGGAGGACGCTTTATAGGAATTCCTTGTGATGAATCAGGAATGCAGGTAGAATTAATAGAGGATAAACTAAAAGAACTCGGCAAACATGAGATTAAAAGAATAAAATTTGTTTATGTAGTACCTGACTTTCAAAATCCTGGCGGAAGAACTTTGTCTCTTGAAAGACGGAAAAAATTGATTGCTCTTGCAGAAAAATATGATTTTTTAATAGTTGAAGATAGTCCTTATAAAGAATTGCGATACCGCGGTGAACACAAACCATCTTTATTCGCTCTTGCTCCAAGAGGTAGAGTCGTTATGCTTTGCACGTTCAGTAAATTGTTCTGTCCGGGATTCAGAGTTGCTTATGCTATTGGAGAAAAAGATGTTATATACCAGATGGTTACGGGAAAACAATCTACCGACTTGTGCACACCGGCATTCAATCAGGCAGTTCTTTCTTATGTCCTCAAGAAAAATGCTTTAGAACCACATATTGAAAAACTCATTACTGCTTATCGTGAAAAACAGAAGTGTATGCTTAATAGTCTTGATAAATATATTCCTCCACTGGGGATGCCTTCAATAGAGTGGACAAAACCGGATGGCGGATTATTTCTGTGGATGATGATGCCGGAATATATAGATACGGAAAGAATGTTCCCGAGAGGGTTAGAAAATAACATAGCATACGTAATGGGAGCAGATTTTTTCCATGACAGTTCGATAAAAAATTGTATGCGATTAAATTTTTCCCTACCTACACTTGAGAAAATAGAAGAAGGCGTAAAAAGACTTGCTGAAGTTATAAATGCGGAAAAATAATGTTTTATTAGTGCTGTTTTTAAAAAGGATTCGAGAATTCTTTTTAATGTAAATCACTTGGAGCTGCTATCTTTTTAGCGCAGGTGCTTTCACCAGAAAAGTCAACATTGCTATTGCCAGACAGAGTCCCCCTACAACAACAAATATTAACGAATAATTATTGTTTGTTGACTGCAAAACTTTTGGCGCAAAAAGATTACTAAGCAATCCGCCGAATCCATAAGCAGTAAACATAAAGCCATAATTTACGCCCGAATTTTTTGTCCCATAATAATCGGCAGTAATTGCAGGAAAAACGGCAAAATAACCTCCGAAACATAAACCAACCAAAGAAATACCAATCCAGAAATAAACAGGAAATACGGGAATTGTATTTAATAAAAGTATCGTTATCCCACAGATAATAAGTATAAAAAACAATGTCTTAATTCTCCCAATTAAATCCGATACTTTACCCCAGAATATTCTCCCGCAGGCATTAAATATTCCAAGCACCATTACCCCAACCGTAGCAAGACTTACAGGAAGTTTTGCCACATCCTGCCCAATCGGTGAAGCTTGTCCTATAATCATTAGTCCTGCCGCACAACCTATGAAATACATTATCCAGAGAAGATAAAATTC
Above is a window of bacterium DNA encoding:
- a CDS encoding PLP-dependent aminotransferase family protein, yielding MGKFLKDNLSARIKVAKRSTLRELLKLIEKPDIISFAGGMPDPALFPVDLIKEACDHVLTNHSRFILQYGTSEGYLPLIQEIAKRIELKEKTKVNEDEMIITVGSQQGLDLIAKIFLNYGDIVIVEEPTYLGGLQAFRSYGGRFIGIPCDESGMQVELIEDKLKELGKHEIKRIKFVYVVPDFQNPGGRTLSLERRKKLIALAEKYDFLIVEDSPYKELRYRGEHKPSLFALAPRGRVVMLCTFSKLFCPGFRVAYAIGEKDVIYQMVTGKQSTDLCTPAFNQAVLSYVLKKNALEPHIEKLITAYREKQKCMLNSLDKYIPPLGMPSIEWTKPDGGLFLWMMMPEYIDTERMFPRGLENNIAYVMGADFFHDSSIKNCMRLNFSLPTLEKIEEGVKRLAEVINAEK